From a single Vitis vinifera cultivar Pinot Noir 40024 chromosome 18, ASM3070453v1 genomic region:
- the LOC100266097 gene encoding classical arabinogalactan protein 9, with the protein MAYSSVVLVMMFALVAGSAFAQSPASSPTASPTKSPTASPPVATPPSPTPSPSTTPSAPAPAPSTVSPPASTPSPTSGSPPAPPTSPASPPTTGASPSPSISTPPTEPPSPSAAALNTVTFTGSAAAVFLGAFLLLKI; encoded by the coding sequence ATGGCTTACTCAAGCGTGGTGCTCGTGATGATGTTTGCTTTGGTGGCTGGATCGGCTTTCGCTCAGTCTCCCGCATCGTCACCGACTGCTTCTCCTACTAAGTCGCCAACGGCTTCTCCTCCGGTGGCCACTCCCCCGTCTCCAACACCTTCTCCATCCACCACTCCTTCTGCCCCTGCTCCCGCCCCATCCACCGTATCACCACCAGCCTCTACTCCATCTCCTACATCGGGTTCTCCTCCCGCACCTCCAACGAGTCCTGCTTCGCCACCCACCACTGGTGCCTCACCGTCTCCTTCCATCAGCACTCCTCCCACAGAGCCTCCGTCTCCTAGCGCCGCCGCTTTGAACACGGTCACTTTTACCGGATCTGCAGCCGCGGTCTTCCTTGGTGCTTTCTTGCTGCTCAAGATCTGA